CCCCTTATTAATCAAGAATTTCTGTAACTACTCCAGCACCTACCGTCCTTCCACCTTCACGAATAGCAAATCTTAACCCTTCTTCTATAGCTACAGGCTTGAGTAGTTCTACTTCAAATGTTACGTTGTCTCCAGGCATTACCATCTCTACGCCTTCCGGTAGCTTCACTTTTCCTGTTACGTCTGTCGTCCTGAAGTAGAATTGTGGCTGGTATCCGTTGAAGAATGGGGTGTGACGCCCTCCTTCTTCTTTGGAGAGGATGTATACTTCTGCTTTGAATTTTTTGTGGGGTTTGATGGAGCCTGGCTTTGCTACTACCATTCCTCTTTCTACTTCGTCTTTCCCTACTCCTCTGAGGAGTATTCCTACGTTGTCTCCTGGTAGTGCTTCGTCAAGTACTTTTCTGAACATTTCTATTCCTGTTGCTACTGTTTTTATTGGTTCTTCTCTTAGACCTACTATTTCTACTTCTTCTCCTACTGTGAGTTTTCCTCTTTCTACTCTTCCTGTTACTACTGTTCCACGTCCAGAGATGGAGAATACGTCTTCTATTGGCATGAGGAATGGTTTGTCTATTTCTCTTACTGGTTCTGGTACGTATTCGTCAAGGGCTTTTACTAATTCGTAGATTGGTTGACACCATTCGCAGTCTGGGGAGGTGCATTCAAGGGCTTTGAGGGCGGAGCCTCTTATTACTGGTACTTCGTCTCCCGGGAATCCGTATTCGTTGAGGAGTTCTCTTACTTCAAGTTCTACTAGTTCAAGGAGTTCTTCGTCGTCTACCATGTCTACTTTGTTGAGGAATACTACGATGTATGGGACGTTAACTTGTCTTGCAAGTAGTACGTGTTCTCTTGTTTGGGGCATCGGGCCGTCTGCTGCGGATACTACAAGGATCGCTCCGTCCATCTGGGCTGCACCGGTTATCATGTTTTTGATGTAG
This portion of the Desulfurobacterium pacificum genome encodes:
- the tuf gene encoding elongation factor Tu; its protein translation is KPHKNVGTIGHVDHGKTTLTAAITHCLALKGMAEEVSYDNIDKAPEERERGITIATAHVEYESEKYHYAHVDCPGHADYIKNMITGAAQMDGAILVVSAADGPMPQTREHVLLARQVNVPYIVVFLNKVDMVDDEELLELVELEVRELLNEYGFPGDEVPVIRGSALKALECTSPDCEWCQPIYELVKALDEYVPEPVREIDKPFLMPIEDVFSISGRGTVVTGRVERGKLTVGEEVEIVGLREEPIKTVATGIEMFRKVLDEALPGDNVGILLRGVGKDEVERGMVVAKPGSIKPHKKFKAEVYILSKEEGGRHTPFFNGYQPQFYFRTTDVTGKVKLPEGVEMVMPGDNVTFEVELLKPVAIEEGLRFAIREGGRTVGAGVVTEILD